In a genomic window of Pelotomaculum thermopropionicum SI:
- a CDS encoding predicted transcriptional regulator (containing COG0517, FOG:CBS domain): MQLTRRQETILEIVKNSGPITGEQIAEKLSLTRATLRPDLAILTMAGLLEARPRVGYFYSGKSPNRVVAEKLHRVLVASIKSVPVVVNEKCSVYDAVVTMFIEDVGTLFVVKEGGLLEGVISRKDLLKTTLGGHDIHKLPVGVIMTRMPNVLCTTPEESVWAAAKKLITHEVDALPVVRKVALPDGGEGLEVIGRLSKTNITRLFVELGEGI, from the coding sequence TTGCAATTGACCAGGCGGCAGGAAACCATCCTGGAGATCGTCAAAAATTCCGGGCCGATCACCGGCGAACAGATCGCTGAGAAGCTGTCCCTGACCAGGGCGACGTTAAGGCCCGACCTGGCCATACTGACCATGGCCGGCCTGCTTGAGGCCCGCCCCAGGGTAGGTTATTTTTACAGCGGCAAATCGCCGAACCGCGTTGTGGCCGAAAAGCTGCACCGGGTGCTGGTGGCCAGCATTAAGTCGGTCCCTGTCGTGGTTAATGAAAAGTGTTCGGTTTACGACGCGGTGGTTACCATGTTCATCGAGGACGTGGGCACCCTTTTTGTGGTGAAAGAGGGGGGGCTGCTGGAAGGGGTCATTTCCCGCAAGGACCTTTTAAAGACCACCCTTGGCGGCCATGATATTCACAAGCTGCCGGTGGGCGTAATAATGACCCGCATGCCCAACGTGCTGTGCACCACGCCTGAGGAATCGGTGTGGGCCGCCGCAAAGAAGCTGATCACCCACGAGGTGGACGCCCTGCCCGTTGTGCGCAAGGTTGCCTTGCCGGACGGCGGCGAGGGGCTGGAAGTGATTGGGCGCCTGAGCAAGACAAACATTACCCGTCTTTTTGTAGAACTGGGTGAAGGGATTTAA
- the PpsA gene encoding phosphoenolpyruvate synthase/pyruvate phosphate dikinase — MAGKKYVYLFEEGSAEMRELLGGKGANLAEMTNIGLPVPPGLIITTEACKDFNSLGRKFPAGLEDQVKEKITVLEERLGRKFGDGTSPLLVSVRSGAPVSMPGMMDTVLNLGLNDRTVEAVAAGAGDERFALDCYRRFINMFGEVVMGVEHHYFESILERQKEKAGVRFDHQLSAGEWREVVAEYKKLIKKETRHTFPQDPYEQLFMAIAAVFNSWNNDRAVIYRKINRIPDDLGTAVNVQAMVFGNMGSDSGTGVAFTRNPSTGEKKLYGEYLINAQGEDVVAGIRTPQPIDALEREMPEVYRQFAGICSLLEKHYRNMQDIEFTVERGKLWILQTRSGKRTAQAAIKIAVDMVDEGLISEEEAVMRVEPGQLDQLLHRRIDPAAKLNVVARGLPASPGAASGAVVFDAGLAEKLGQEGKKVILVRTETTPDDIHGIVAAQGILTSRGGMTSHAAVVARGMGKPCVCGCEALRIDYERNEFCIDKLVVRQGDIISIDGSTGNVILGTVPMLDPELSPEFQRLLGWADKIRTLGVRANADTPADAAKARQFGAAGIGLTRTEHMFMGQDRLPIVQEMILAAGQAERQAALDRLLPMQREDFYGILKAMDGLPVTIRLLDPPLHEFLPNAEELMVEITRLRLTDGDKEELRRKEELLRKVRALSEFNPMLGHRGCRLGITFPEVYAMQARAIFQATAQLVKEGFNPVPEVEIPLVADAKELAYLRKLVVKVAGEVMEEYGVNFHYTVGTMIEVPRAALLADEVAAEADFFSFGTNDLTQTTLGFSRDDAEGKFMHAYQEKKILADNPFMVLDRKGVGKLMKMTVELGRKAKPGLLIGICGEHGGEPSSIEFCHNIGLDFVSCSPFRVPIARLAAAQARVKSSAGFRHDYGTL; from the coding sequence TTGGCAGGTAAAAAGTATGTGTACCTCTTTGAAGAGGGAAGCGCGGAGATGCGGGAGCTGCTGGGCGGCAAGGGGGCCAACCTGGCCGAAATGACCAATATCGGCCTGCCCGTGCCGCCGGGCCTGATCATTACCACGGAGGCATGCAAGGATTTTAACTCCCTGGGCCGGAAGTTCCCCGCCGGGCTGGAGGACCAGGTCAAGGAAAAAATTACCGTTCTGGAGGAAAGGCTGGGCAGGAAATTCGGCGATGGAACCAGCCCGCTGCTGGTTTCGGTGCGTTCGGGCGCCCCCGTTTCAATGCCGGGAATGATGGACACGGTGTTAAACCTCGGCCTGAACGACCGCACGGTGGAGGCCGTGGCGGCCGGCGCCGGGGACGAGCGTTTTGCCCTGGATTGTTACCGCCGCTTCATCAATATGTTTGGCGAAGTGGTGATGGGAGTAGAACATCACTACTTTGAGAGCATATTGGAGCGCCAGAAGGAAAAGGCGGGAGTGCGCTTCGACCACCAGCTTTCCGCCGGCGAATGGCGGGAGGTTGTGGCAGAATACAAAAAGCTGATCAAAAAGGAAACCAGGCATACCTTTCCGCAGGATCCCTATGAGCAGCTTTTCATGGCAATAGCCGCCGTTTTCAACTCGTGGAACAACGACCGCGCCGTTATCTACCGGAAGATCAACAGGATCCCCGACGACCTGGGCACGGCCGTAAACGTGCAGGCCATGGTTTTCGGCAATATGGGCAGCGACAGCGGCACCGGCGTGGCCTTTACCCGGAACCCTTCCACAGGGGAAAAGAAACTTTACGGGGAATACCTGATCAATGCCCAGGGCGAGGATGTGGTGGCGGGAATCCGCACGCCGCAGCCCATAGATGCCCTGGAGAGGGAGATGCCTGAGGTTTACCGGCAGTTTGCCGGCATATGCAGCCTCCTGGAGAAGCATTACCGGAACATGCAAGATATTGAGTTTACCGTTGAGCGGGGCAAGCTGTGGATCCTGCAAACCCGCAGCGGAAAGCGAACCGCCCAGGCGGCCATAAAGATCGCCGTGGATATGGTCGATGAAGGGCTAATCAGTGAAGAAGAGGCGGTAATGCGGGTGGAGCCCGGTCAGCTTGACCAGCTCCTGCACCGGCGGATCGATCCGGCAGCAAAGCTAAACGTGGTGGCCAGGGGGTTGCCCGCTTCTCCCGGTGCCGCCTCAGGGGCGGTGGTGTTTGACGCCGGCCTGGCCGAAAAACTGGGCCAGGAGGGCAAAAAGGTGATTTTGGTGCGTACCGAAACGACTCCCGATGACATTCACGGTATTGTGGCCGCGCAGGGCATTCTCACCTCCCGCGGGGGCATGACCAGCCACGCTGCGGTGGTGGCGCGCGGGATGGGCAAGCCCTGCGTGTGCGGTTGCGAGGCTTTGCGCATAGATTACGAGCGCAATGAGTTTTGCATTGATAAACTGGTGGTCAGACAGGGCGATATTATTTCCATTGACGGATCGACGGGCAATGTTATTCTCGGCACCGTGCCCATGCTCGACCCCGAGCTGTCCCCTGAGTTTCAAAGGCTGCTGGGCTGGGCCGATAAAATCCGGACGCTGGGAGTCAGAGCAAACGCCGACACCCCTGCCGACGCTGCCAAGGCGCGGCAATTCGGAGCGGCCGGGATCGGTCTGACCCGCACCGAGCATATGTTTATGGGCCAGGACCGCCTGCCCATCGTGCAGGAGATGATCCTGGCGGCGGGCCAGGCAGAGCGGCAGGCAGCCCTGGACAGGCTGCTGCCCATGCAGCGGGAGGATTTTTACGGCATATTGAAGGCCATGGACGGCCTGCCGGTAACCATCCGCCTGCTCGACCCGCCTTTGCACGAGTTTTTGCCCAACGCCGAAGAGTTGATGGTGGAAATTACCCGCCTGCGCCTTACGGACGGAGACAAAGAGGAGCTAAGGCGCAAGGAGGAGCTGTTGCGCAAGGTCAGGGCGCTTTCTGAATTCAACCCCATGCTGGGCCACCGGGGCTGCCGTTTGGGCATTACCTTCCCGGAGGTTTACGCCATGCAGGCCAGGGCTATCTTCCAGGCAACAGCCCAGTTAGTTAAAGAAGGTTTCAACCCCGTGCCAGAAGTTGAGATACCTCTTGTAGCAGACGCAAAGGAACTGGCCTACCTGCGGAAGCTGGTGGTTAAAGTGGCCGGGGAAGTGATGGAGGAGTACGGCGTAAACTTCCATTATACCGTCGGAACCATGATCGAAGTGCCCCGGGCGGCCTTGCTGGCCGACGAGGTGGCGGCCGAAGCAGACTTTTTCTCTTTCGGCACCAACGACCTGACCCAGACCACCCTGGGATTCTCCAGGGACGATGCCGAGGGCAAATTCATGCACGCCTATCAGGAGAAAAAAATCCTTGCCGACAACCCGTTTATGGTGCTGGACCGGAAGGGAGTGGGCAAGCTGATGAAAATGACCGTGGAGCTGGGCCGCAAGGCAAAGCCCGGCCTTTTGATCGGCATCTGCGGGGAGCACGGCGGGGAGCCGAGTTCCATCGAGTTTTGCCATAACATCGGCCTGGATTTCGTAAGCTGTTCACCTTTCCGGGTGCCTATTGCCAGGCTTGCCGCGGCCCAGGCCAGGGTGAAAAGCAGCGCCGGTTTCCGCCATGATTACGGCACGCTTTAA
- the LigT gene encoding 2'-5' RNA ligase, producing MRQMRLFIAVNFPEQIKKALGAIIGELRQLPSDAKWVEEHNLHLTLQFLGNVPAEQVDSIAAALGRSAAGVAPFRLNLNGVGVFPSRARPRVLWAGVSGETAVLSRLQHRVQTELGQLGFPAEKRQFSPHLTLARFRSPAGFSAVMERAEEIVRGLDKFGSAVIDSVELMLSELGARGPSYFVLARTPLSGKK from the coding sequence ATGCGTCAGATGAGGTTGTTTATAGCGGTAAACTTTCCGGAACAGATAAAGAAGGCCCTGGGCGCGATTATCGGTGAATTAAGGCAACTGCCCTCCGACGCCAAATGGGTGGAAGAGCACAACCTTCACCTTACCCTTCAATTCCTTGGCAACGTGCCGGCGGAACAGGTTGACAGCATTGCCGCTGCTTTAGGCCGCTCGGCGGCCGGTGTGGCGCCTTTCAGGCTTAATCTGAACGGGGTGGGGGTTTTTCCCTCAAGGGCCAGGCCAAGAGTGCTCTGGGCCGGTGTTTCGGGCGAAACCGCCGTTTTATCCCGGCTGCAGCACAGGGTTCAAACAGAACTGGGGCAGCTTGGCTTTCCGGCCGAGAAGAGGCAGTTTTCGCCGCACCTTACTCTGGCCAGGTTCCGTTCCCCGGCAGGTTTTTCCGCCGTAATGGAGAGGGCGGAGGAAATTGTCCGCGGGCTTGATAAATTCGGTTCGGCTGTGATTGATTCGGTGGAGTTGATGTTGAGCGAACTGGGTGCCAGAGGCCCCAGTTATTTCGTGCTGGCCCGGACACCCCTGTCAGGCAAAAAATAA
- the Dgt gene encoding dGTP triphosphohydrolase, giving the protein MDIRLRAEEAERRFLSPYACLSSMSRGRVRPEEECTVRTAFQRDRDRIIHSKSFRRLKYKTQVFTIPEGDHYRTRLTHTLEVAQIARTVARALRLNEDLTEAIALGHDLGHTPFGHAGEEALNEVFEQGFKHNEQSLRVVDILEGRKGLNLTWEVRDGILNHTGPVRPATLEGQIVKIADRVAYINHDIDDAIRGGVLAAEQLPEECLDVLGREHRERINTMVLDLIYTNINEPSEIKMSPVVQAATDRLREFLFRHVYIGSEAKREESKARHVVQRLFRYFKDNPHALPGEYLERARAGDVSRAACDYIAGMTDRFAIRVYQKLFLPLPWVD; this is encoded by the coding sequence ATGGACATCCGTCTGCGTGCCGAGGAAGCAGAACGCCGGTTTTTGTCACCTTATGCCTGCCTTAGCAGCATGTCCCGGGGACGGGTGCGGCCGGAGGAAGAATGCACCGTCCGCACCGCCTTCCAGCGTGACCGGGACCGGATTATTCACTCCAAAAGCTTCCGCCGGCTGAAATACAAGACTCAGGTATTTACCATCCCGGAAGGAGATCATTACCGCACCAGGCTGACCCACACCCTGGAGGTGGCCCAGATTGCCCGCACGGTAGCGCGTGCCTTAAGGCTGAACGAGGACCTCACCGAGGCAATAGCCCTCGGCCACGACCTGGGGCATACGCCCTTCGGACATGCCGGGGAGGAAGCCTTAAACGAGGTTTTTGAGCAAGGCTTCAAGCATAACGAGCAAAGCTTACGCGTGGTGGACATATTGGAGGGGCGTAAGGGTTTGAACCTGACCTGGGAGGTGCGGGACGGCATCCTAAATCATACGGGACCGGTCAGGCCGGCCACCCTGGAAGGCCAGATCGTTAAAATTGCCGACAGAGTGGCCTATATCAACCACGACATAGACGATGCAATCAGGGGCGGGGTGCTGGCCGCAGAGCAACTGCCGGAGGAATGCCTGGATGTCCTGGGCAGGGAGCACCGCGAAAGAATCAACACCATGGTCCTGGATCTGATTTACACCAATATAAACGAGCCGTCAGAGATTAAAATGAGCCCGGTGGTTCAGGCGGCTACCGACCGCCTGAGGGAGTTTTTGTTTAGGCATGTTTACATCGGTTCTGAGGCCAAGCGGGAGGAAAGCAAGGCGCGCCATGTTGTCCAGCGTCTGTTCCGCTATTTTAAAGACAACCCTCACGCCCTGCCCGGGGAGTACCTGGAGCGGGCCCGGGCCGGGGATGTCAGCCGTGCCGCTTGTGATTATATTGCGGGGATGACCGACAGGTTTGCCATCAGGGTGTACCAGAAATTATTCCTGCCTCTTCCCTGGGTGGATTAG
- the DnaG gene encoding DNA primase (bacterial type), with amino-acid sequence MGFIPDDIIETVRLNSDIVEVVSRYVSLRKKGKYFTGSCPFHSDRSPSFTVTPDKQIFHCFGCNAGGDVFKFLMLKENLTFYEAVSMLARRAGIALPAREDPAGPERDRKKALLQRINDLAKDFFYENLRRHEAAAEARRYLAERGLSGEVLDRFQIGFALPGWSALLDFLSRKGCQPHDAAEAGLAVKGDSGRYYDRFRNRIIFPIWDPVGRVVGFGGRVLDGSLPKYLNTPETPFFSKGRILYGLHLARPAIRERDCAVVVEGYMDAVTAHLHGAANTVASLGTALTAEQGRLLINYSRNVVIAYDADAAGVAAAMRGMDLLQELGFQVRVATIPDGKDPDEYIRRQGIQSWEKLIGEAPSLIEYKLQKAMEKGPVRTVTGKLEVMRQVFPNLALKNEVEKEEGLKAIAGALNLTWETVAGEFKRFEANLGKKWANPDNIVKTKHNILSKEEKLDHRGKLEIGLLRLVLEDPSLGTHVVEEMGPEPFRNPQYQKIFELCRNAAGRPVFRPAEIFSSLEDDEKNVLSFLLTQDIPGENLVQIMKNHIDSIRRFERRERREALLKEIAKAEKAGNHSLCNELWREYIILRSIAEAEKNGEQGRAAELMLEYREFVSLKNGKYPREGSDER; translated from the coding sequence TTGGGTTTTATCCCGGACGATATTATCGAAACGGTTCGCCTGAATTCGGATATTGTCGAGGTGGTATCGCGCTACGTCAGTTTAAGAAAAAAAGGGAAATATTTTACCGGATCCTGCCCTTTTCACAGCGACCGGTCGCCTTCCTTTACCGTTACGCCGGACAAGCAGATTTTTCACTGTTTCGGCTGTAACGCCGGCGGCGACGTCTTCAAGTTTTTAATGCTGAAAGAAAATCTCACCTTTTACGAAGCCGTCAGCATGCTGGCCCGGCGGGCCGGCATAGCGCTCCCTGCCAGGGAGGATCCGGCAGGCCCGGAAAGGGATCGAAAAAAGGCGCTGCTGCAACGGATAAACGATTTGGCGAAAGACTTTTTTTATGAGAACCTGCGGCGCCACGAGGCGGCCGCCGAAGCCAGGCGCTATCTGGCGGAGCGGGGCCTTTCCGGGGAGGTGCTGGATCGCTTTCAAATCGGTTTTGCCCTGCCGGGATGGAGTGCCTTGCTGGACTTTTTAAGCAGGAAGGGCTGCCAGCCGCATGACGCGGCCGAAGCCGGACTGGCCGTAAAGGGGGATTCAGGCAGGTACTACGACCGGTTCCGCAACAGAATCATTTTTCCCATATGGGACCCGGTGGGCCGGGTAGTCGGCTTCGGCGGCCGGGTGCTTGACGGTTCCCTCCCCAAGTACCTTAATACCCCGGAAACCCCCTTTTTCAGCAAGGGCCGCATCCTTTACGGCCTGCACCTGGCAAGGCCGGCCATCAGGGAAAGGGATTGCGCGGTGGTGGTGGAGGGCTACATGGACGCGGTTACGGCGCACCTGCACGGGGCCGCAAACACGGTTGCCTCGCTTGGCACGGCCCTTACGGCGGAGCAGGGTAGGCTGCTGATTAACTACAGCAGGAATGTGGTAATAGCCTACGATGCGGACGCGGCGGGCGTGGCGGCTGCAATGCGCGGCATGGATTTATTGCAGGAGCTTGGTTTTCAGGTAAGGGTGGCTACCATTCCGGACGGCAAGGACCCGGACGAATATATAAGAAGGCAGGGGATTCAGTCCTGGGAGAAGCTAATCGGCGAAGCACCCTCTCTAATCGAGTACAAACTGCAGAAGGCAATGGAAAAGGGCCCTGTCAGAACGGTTACCGGCAAGCTTGAAGTGATGAGGCAGGTGTTTCCCAACCTGGCCTTAAAGAATGAAGTTGAAAAAGAGGAAGGTTTAAAGGCAATTGCAGGCGCTTTGAATTTAACCTGGGAAACGGTTGCAGGTGAATTTAAGAGATTTGAAGCAAATTTGGGTAAAAAATGGGCAAATCCGGATAATATTGTTAAAACCAAGCATAATATATTAAGCAAAGAGGAAAAACTGGATCACAGGGGAAAATTGGAGATAGGCCTGCTGCGGCTGGTTCTTGAGGATCCCTCGCTGGGAACGCACGTCGTGGAAGAGATGGGGCCGGAGCCTTTTAGAAACCCGCAGTACCAGAAGATTTTTGAGCTGTGCCGGAATGCAGCAGGGCGGCCGGTTTTCCGGCCGGCGGAAATTTTCAGCAGCCTTGAGGATGATGAAAAAAATGTGTTAAGCTTCCTTTTGACACAAGATATTCCTGGGGAAAACCTGGTTCAAATAATGAAAAATCACATAGATTCTATTAGACGCTTTGAACGTCGGGAAAGAAGAGAGGCGCTTTTGAAAGAAATAGCTAAAGCTGAAAAGGCCGGCAATCATTCGTTGTGCAATGAATTGTGGCGTGAGTATATCATCCTGCGGAGCATTGCCGAGGCTGAAAAAAACGGGGAACAGGGCCGGGCTGCCGAACTGATGCTGGAATACCGGGAGTTTGTGAGCCTGAAAAACGGTAAGTACCCTAGAGAAGGGAGTGATGAAAGGTGA
- the RpoD gene encoding DNA-directed RNA polymerase, sigma subunit (sigma70/sigma32): MRDDEKNDGVRELIEKGKKRGVLTYNEIMDSLQGTDLTPEQIDDIYEKLAGLGIEVVPEIPDIEPLDSSALENPPDEVEVDLSIPEGVGIDDPVRMYLKEIGRVPLLTPEEEVELAKRMEKGDEEAKRRLAEANLRLVVSIAKRYVGRGMLFLDLIQEGNLGLIKAVEKFDYRKGYKFSTYATWWIRQAITRAIADQARTIRIPVHMVETINKLVRVQRQLLQELGRDPSPEEIAKEMNITEDKVREILKIAQEPVSLETPIGEEEDSHLGDFIEDHEARAPAEEASFTLLREQLDEVLKTLTEREQRVLRLRFGLDDGRARTLEEVGQKFGVTRERIRQIEAKTLRKLRHPSRSKKLKDYLD, encoded by the coding sequence GTGAGAGATGATGAAAAGAACGACGGTGTCAGGGAATTAATAGAAAAGGGGAAAAAGCGCGGTGTTCTGACTTACAATGAAATAATGGACAGTCTCCAGGGTACCGACCTCACACCCGAGCAAATTGATGACATTTACGAAAAACTTGCAGGTCTGGGCATAGAAGTCGTTCCGGAGATTCCGGACATAGAGCCCCTGGACAGTTCTGCTCTTGAAAATCCGCCTGACGAGGTGGAAGTCGACCTTTCCATCCCCGAGGGCGTTGGCATAGATGACCCTGTGCGGATGTATTTAAAAGAAATTGGCCGTGTTCCGCTCCTGACCCCTGAAGAAGAGGTAGAACTTGCCAAACGCATGGAGAAGGGAGATGAAGAGGCCAAAAGGAGGCTGGCGGAGGCCAACTTAAGGCTGGTGGTCAGCATTGCCAAGCGCTATGTGGGCAGGGGCATGCTCTTCCTGGACCTGATCCAGGAAGGCAATCTGGGGCTGATTAAGGCTGTGGAAAAGTTTGACTACCGCAAGGGGTACAAGTTCAGCACTTATGCCACCTGGTGGATTCGCCAGGCCATAACCAGGGCCATAGCCGATCAGGCCAGGACGATCAGAATCCCCGTGCACATGGTGGAAACCATAAATAAGCTCGTCAGGGTGCAGCGGCAGCTTTTGCAGGAACTGGGCCGCGATCCCAGCCCGGAAGAGATTGCTAAAGAGATGAACATCACCGAGGACAAGGTGAGGGAAATTTTGAAGATAGCCCAGGAGCCGGTATCGCTGGAAACGCCGATTGGCGAGGAAGAAGACTCGCACCTGGGGGATTTCATTGAGGATCACGAGGCCAGGGCGCCGGCCGAGGAGGCTTCCTTTACCCTTTTGCGCGAGCAGCTCGACGAGGTGCTGAAAACATTGACCGAGCGTGAACAGAGGGTGCTGCGCCTGCGCTTTGGGCTTGACGACGGCCGTGCCCGCACCCTGGAGGAAGTGGGGCAGAAGTTCGGCGTTACCAGGGAGCGAATCCGCCAGATAGAGGCCAAGACTCTGCGCAAGCTGCGCCATCCCAGCCGCAGCAAAAAATTGAAAGACTACCTGGATTAA
- a CDS encoding ferredoxin: MSPVVNSETCIGCATCQSVCPATPNVFEVKEVSAVVHPEACLECGTCVENCPTGSIRLAG; encoded by the coding sequence TTGAGCCCGGTCGTCAACAGCGAAACCTGCATTGGTTGCGCCACCTGCCAGAGCGTATGTCCTGCCACGCCCAACGTGTTTGAAGTAAAAGAGGTGTCGGCTGTCGTTCATCCGGAGGCCTGCCTGGAGTGCGGCACCTGCGTGGAGAATTGCCCGACCGGTTCCATCAGGCTGGCCGGCTGA